The following are from one region of the Betaproteobacteria bacterium genome:
- a CDS encoding bifunctional methylenetetrahydrofolate dehydrogenase/methenyltetrahydrofolate cyclohydrolase: MPAILLDGKQLAQRVLADLAPRVEILKSRGIVPKLTVVRVGDDPASKVYIRAKIRACEQAGVLGDELELPASTLQGEVIDCLDRLNSDAQVHGILVQLPLPRAIDQHAIAAHIAPDKDVDGLNLCNLGRLVQGDAILPPCTPAGVLRLLDSYRVDLRGKHAVVVGRSEIVGKPMALLLIQRDATVSVCNSKTPDLASFARSADVLVVAVGRAGLVRADMVKAGAAVVDVGVNRLPDGKLAGDVDAAVAGVAGYLTPVPGGVGPMTVAMLIENTVKAAERIAPGVA, from the coding sequence GTGCCCGCCATCCTTCTCGACGGCAAGCAGCTCGCGCAGCGCGTGCTGGCCGATCTGGCTCCCCGGGTGGAGATACTCAAGTCCCGCGGAATCGTACCCAAGCTCACCGTCGTGCGGGTCGGGGACGATCCCGCCTCGAAGGTCTACATCCGCGCCAAGATCCGCGCCTGCGAGCAAGCCGGTGTGCTGGGCGACGAGCTGGAGCTGCCGGCTTCGACGCTGCAAGGCGAGGTGATCGACTGCCTCGACCGGCTCAACAGCGATGCGCAGGTGCACGGCATCCTGGTCCAACTGCCGCTGCCGCGCGCCATCGACCAGCACGCGATCGCGGCCCACATCGCCCCGGACAAGGACGTCGACGGCCTGAACCTCTGCAACCTCGGCCGGCTGGTGCAAGGCGATGCGATCCTGCCGCCGTGCACGCCGGCCGGCGTGCTGCGCCTGCTGGATTCCTACCGGGTCGATCTGCGTGGCAAGCACGCCGTGGTCGTGGGCCGCAGCGAGATCGTGGGCAAACCGATGGCGCTGCTGCTGATCCAGCGCGATGCCACAGTCAGCGTTTGCAACTCGAAGACGCCGGACCTCGCCAGCTTCGCGCGTAGCGCCGACGTCCTCGTGGTCGCGGTGGGACGGGCCGGCCTGGTACGCGCCGATATGGTTAAGGCCGGCGCGGCGGTGGTGGATGTGGGGGTCAACCGGTTGCCGGACGGAAAGCTCGCCGGCGACGTCGACGCCGCCGTGGCGGGCGTGGCCGGTTATCTCACTCCGGTGCCGGGCGGCGTCGGACCGATGACGGTCGCGATGCTGATCGAGAACACCGTGAAGGCCGCAGAGCGCATTGCGCCGGGCGTTGCGTAG
- the ftsB gene encoding cell division protein FtsB, with translation MSARLVAVLLIALIASLQYGLWLGKGSWLRVWEIDRKISEQRRSNEQLAARNGALDAEVRDLKEGLGAIEERARNELGMIRSDEVFFQVLERAAGDGAQSAR, from the coding sequence ATGAGTGCGCGGCTGGTGGCGGTGTTGCTGATTGCGCTCATCGCGAGCCTGCAGTACGGCCTTTGGCTCGGCAAGGGCAGCTGGCTGCGCGTGTGGGAGATCGATCGCAAGATCTCGGAGCAGCGGCGCAGCAACGAGCAACTGGCTGCGCGCAATGGCGCGCTCGATGCCGAGGTGCGCGATCTGAAGGAAGGGCTCGGGGCGATCGAGGAGCGGGCACGCAACGAGCTCGGCATGATCCGCTCCGATGAAGTGTTCTTCCAGGTGCTGGAGCGCGCAGCCGGAGATGGCGCGCAAAGCGCGCGCTGA
- a CDS encoding pyridine nucleotide-disulfide oxidoreductase — translation MHSLAFGLAFDDLYTPAGLARLDRLFLDHLSEQAPALRFQLESARAEPAALTRKQEAELLIALGPCVESFLAVLFGIEAEVAAATQQHERLACLYTCKRQFVQRRAATRVKPQQVAAFDGPAAELELAARFGEPFDELAFARHVGEWQNAEAEHAADLELALTYAGWAIHTEAGRSRHRAGVLFKVPRKLDPHRLVPVVENDRDGYPTYRLDHLRRREGFKLTDPGTDLVGALDQANYCIWCHEQGKDSCSQGLREKPAADGTAGAFRKTVFGVTLAGCPLEERISEFHKLKVEGKPVAALAMIVVDNPMVAATGHRICNDCMKACIYQKQDPVDIPQAETRTLKDVLQLPWGFEIYGLLTRWNPLSLRTPYAKPSTGRRALVVGMGPAGFTLAHYLLNAGHTVVGIDGLKIEPLPPELCGVGLDGGRVPFRPIRDIGQLYEELDERVMAGFGGVAEYGITVRWDKNFLKIVRLLLERRALFGMHGGVRFGGTLSAERAFELGFDHIALCAGAGKPTLLELPNGMARGVRTASDFLMALQLTGAAKRSSIANMQLRLPVVVIGGGLTAIDTATEALAYYPLQVEKFLERFETLAAERGDAAVRSPWNEEERTIADEFLAHARAIRTEREVARAQGRPARILELLQSWGGATIAYRRRLIDSPSYTLNHEEVEKALQEGVRFAAGLTPLEIAVDRHGHASAVRMAVQTQSEDGRWQKSGETILPARAVLVAAGTQPNTVLAREDGAHFKLDGRYFQACDANGTPVSPERNAAKPRQVHVLMNRQSDGRCMSFFGDMHPSYFGNVVKAMASARQGYPVVSRTMLERSAAAGKDDAAFLAVLDHDLRARVNEVVRLTPNIVEVIVHAPAAARAFKPGQFYRLQNYETLATEIEGTRLAMEGLALTGAWVDAEKGLVSTIVLEMGGSSDLCALLRPGEPVVLMGPTGSPTETPAGEIVLLAGGGLGNAVLFSIGQALRAAGSRVLYFAGYRRRVDRYKVTEIEAAADAVVWCCDHGPAFEPERRQDASFVGNIVEAMHAYARGELGAQPVPLSEVDRVVAIGSDRMMAAVARARHGVLAPYLKAGHLGIGSINSPMQCMMKEICAQCIQPQRDPATGATRYVFSCFNQDQPLDHVDFEALRERLGQNAVQEKLSAQWIDRCLRRAGLRSAAAPEGELLNA, via the coding sequence ATGCATTCGCTTGCTTTCGGTCTCGCGTTCGATGATCTCTACACGCCCGCCGGGCTGGCGCGCCTCGATCGCCTCTTTCTCGACCATCTTTCCGAGCAGGCGCCGGCGCTTCGGTTTCAACTGGAGTCCGCGCGCGCCGAGCCCGCTGCGCTCACGCGCAAGCAGGAGGCGGAGCTGCTGATCGCGCTGGGGCCTTGCGTGGAAAGCTTTCTGGCCGTTCTGTTCGGCATCGAGGCCGAGGTGGCCGCAGCGACGCAGCAGCATGAACGTCTGGCTTGCCTGTACACATGCAAGCGCCAGTTCGTGCAGCGGCGCGCGGCGACTCGGGTGAAACCGCAGCAGGTCGCGGCCTTCGACGGGCCGGCGGCGGAGCTCGAGCTCGCCGCCCGTTTCGGCGAGCCCTTCGACGAGCTCGCGTTCGCCCGCCATGTCGGCGAGTGGCAGAACGCGGAGGCCGAGCACGCCGCGGATCTCGAGCTTGCCCTCACCTACGCCGGCTGGGCCATCCATACCGAGGCGGGACGCAGCCGCCATCGTGCCGGGGTATTGTTCAAGGTGCCGCGCAAGCTCGACCCGCACCGGCTGGTCCCTGTGGTCGAAAACGACCGCGACGGCTACCCGACCTATCGCCTGGATCACCTGCGTCGCCGCGAAGGCTTCAAGCTGACCGATCCTGGCACGGATCTCGTCGGTGCGCTCGATCAGGCCAACTACTGCATCTGGTGCCATGAGCAGGGCAAGGACTCGTGCTCGCAGGGATTGCGCGAAAAGCCCGCTGCGGACGGCACGGCGGGCGCCTTTCGCAAGACGGTTTTCGGCGTGACGCTGGCCGGCTGTCCATTGGAAGAGCGAATTTCCGAGTTCCACAAGCTCAAGGTCGAAGGCAAGCCGGTCGCCGCGCTGGCGATGATCGTCGTCGACAACCCGATGGTCGCCGCGACCGGTCACCGCATTTGCAACGATTGCATGAAAGCCTGCATCTACCAGAAGCAGGACCCGGTCGACATTCCGCAAGCCGAGACGCGTACGCTGAAAGACGTCTTGCAGCTGCCGTGGGGGTTCGAGATCTACGGGCTGCTCACGCGCTGGAATCCGCTCAGTCTGCGCACTCCCTACGCCAAGCCGTCCACGGGGCGGCGCGCACTGGTCGTCGGCATGGGGCCCGCGGGCTTCACGCTCGCGCACTACCTGCTCAACGCGGGTCACACGGTCGTCGGCATCGACGGCCTGAAGATCGAGCCGTTGCCGCCCGAGCTCTGCGGAGTCGGTCTGGACGGCGGGCGCGTGCCGTTTCGGCCCATTCGGGACATCGGGCAGCTGTACGAGGAGCTCGACGAGCGCGTCATGGCCGGCTTCGGCGGCGTGGCCGAATACGGCATCACCGTACGCTGGGACAAGAACTTCCTCAAGATCGTGCGCCTGCTGCTGGAGCGCCGGGCGCTGTTCGGCATGCACGGCGGTGTGCGCTTCGGCGGAACGCTGAGCGCCGAACGCGCGTTCGAGCTCGGCTTCGATCACATCGCGCTGTGCGCGGGCGCGGGCAAGCCGACGCTGCTGGAATTGCCCAACGGCATGGCGCGCGGCGTGCGCACGGCCTCGGATTTCCTGATGGCATTGCAGCTCACGGGTGCGGCGAAACGCTCGTCGATCGCCAACATGCAGCTGCGCTTGCCGGTGGTGGTGATCGGCGGCGGGTTGACCGCGATCGATACCGCAACCGAAGCGCTCGCCTATTACCCGCTGCAGGTGGAAAAGTTTCTCGAACGCTTCGAGACGCTGGCCGCGGAGCGCGGCGACGCGGCGGTGCGCAGCCCATGGAACGAAGAGGAGCGGACAATCGCCGATGAATTTCTCGCCCACGCCCGCGCGATCCGCACCGAGCGCGAAGTCGCGCGGGCGCAGGGCCGGCCGGCGCGAATCCTGGAGCTGCTGCAATCGTGGGGTGGGGCGACCATCGCCTATCGCCGCCGCCTGATCGACAGCCCCTCGTACACGCTGAACCATGAAGAGGTGGAGAAGGCGCTGCAGGAGGGTGTGCGCTTCGCGGCGGGCCTCACGCCGCTGGAAATCGCGGTGGACCGGCACGGGCATGCCAGCGCCGTGCGCATGGCGGTGCAGACCCAGTCCGAGGACGGCCGTTGGCAGAAGTCCGGCGAAACGATCTTGCCTGCGCGTGCGGTCCTGGTCGCGGCCGGAACGCAGCCCAACACCGTGCTGGCGCGCGAGGATGGCGCGCACTTCAAGCTCGACGGCCGCTACTTCCAGGCCTGCGACGCGAACGGCACGCCGGTGAGCCCCGAGCGCAACGCCGCCAAGCCGCGCCAGGTGCACGTGCTGATGAACCGGCAAAGCGACGGCCGCTGCATGAGCTTTTTCGGCGATATGCACCCGTCGTACTTCGGCAACGTGGTGAAGGCCATGGCGAGCGCGCGCCAGGGCTATCCCGTGGTCAGCCGCACGATGCTCGAGCGGTCCGCAGCGGCCGGCAAGGACGATGCCGCATTCCTCGCCGTGCTCGACCACGATCTGCGCGCGCGGGTGAATGAAGTCGTGCGCTTGACGCCCAACATCGTCGAGGTGATCGTGCATGCACCGGCGGCGGCGCGCGCATTCAAGCCCGGTCAGTTCTACCGCCTGCAGAACTACGAAACGCTGGCCACCGAGATCGAAGGCACGCGGCTGGCGATGGAAGGGCTCGCGCTTACCGGTGCCTGGGTGGATGCCGAGAAGGGACTGGTCTCGACCATCGTGCTGGAGATGGGCGGTTCGTCCGATCTGTGCGCGCTGTTGCGTCCCGGCGAGCCGGTGGTGCTGATGGGACCCACCGGGTCGCCGACGGAAACGCCTGCGGGCGAAATCGTGCTGCTCGCGGGCGGCGGGCTGGGCAACGCGGTGCTCTTCTCCATCGGCCAGGCGCTGCGAGCGGCGGGCAGCCGCGTGCTGTACTTTGCGGGCTACCGGCGCCGCGTCGATCGCTACAAGGTGACTGAGATCGAAGCGGCCGCGGATGCGGTCGTATGGTGCTGCGACCACGGACCGGCCTTCGAGCCGGAGCGCAGGCAGGATGCAAGCTTCGTCGGCAACATCGTGGAGGCCATGCATGCCTATGCTCGCGGCGAGCTCGGTGCGCAACCCGTTCCGCTGTCCGAGGTCGATCGTGTCGTTGCGATCGGTTCGGATCGGATGATGGCGGCAGTCGCGCGCGCCCGCCACGGGGTGCTCGCACCTTACCTCAAGGCCGGTCACCTGGGCATCGGCTCCATCAACTCGCCGATGCAATGCATGATGAAGGAGATCTGCGCGCAGTGCATCCAGCCGCAGCGCGATCCGGCGACGGGCGCGACCCGTTACGTGTTCTCCTGCTTCAACCAGGACCAGCCGCTCGACCACGTCGACTTCGAAGCGCTGCGCGAGCGGCTGGGACAGAACGCGGTGCAGGAAAAGCTCAGCGCGCAATGGATCGACCGCTGCCTGCGGCGCGCGGGCCTGCGCAGCGCCGCAGCGCCCGAGGGCGAGCTGCTCAACGCGTAG
- the kdsA gene encoding 3-deoxy-8-phosphooctulonate synthase: MKIGDIEVGLDRPLFVIAGPCVIESRELVLRTAERLRDMSRRVGVALVFKASFDKANRSSGDSFRGLGMNEGLAILAEVRRDLGVPVLTDVHESEQAAPVAAVVDVLQTPAFLCRQTDFVRAVAGAGKPVNIKKGQFLAPGEMRNVVTKAKAASGGDNILVCERGYAFGYNNLVSDMRSLAIMRETGCPVVFDATHSVQLPGGQGSASGGQREFVPVLARAAAAAGVAGIFMETHPDPARALSDGPNAWPLDLMEPLLQVLKSLDDLVKAQGFAEQKLVRT; the protein is encoded by the coding sequence ATGAAGATCGGCGACATCGAAGTCGGGCTCGATCGGCCGCTGTTCGTCATCGCCGGGCCGTGCGTGATCGAGTCGCGCGAGCTGGTGCTGCGCACCGCCGAGCGGTTGCGCGATATGTCGCGCCGTGTCGGTGTTGCCCTGGTCTTCAAGGCTTCGTTCGACAAGGCCAACCGCAGCTCGGGCGATTCGTTCCGCGGTCTCGGCATGAACGAAGGCCTCGCGATCCTCGCCGAAGTGCGCCGCGACCTCGGTGTTCCGGTGCTGACCGACGTGCACGAATCCGAGCAGGCCGCGCCGGTCGCCGCGGTCGTGGATGTGCTGCAGACCCCGGCGTTCCTTTGCCGCCAGACCGACTTCGTTCGCGCCGTGGCCGGTGCCGGCAAGCCGGTCAACATCAAGAAGGGCCAGTTCCTGGCCCCGGGCGAGATGCGCAACGTGGTCACCAAGGCCAAGGCGGCCAGCGGCGGTGACAACATCCTGGTGTGCGAGCGCGGTTACGCATTCGGCTACAACAACCTCGTATCCGACATGCGCTCGCTCGCCATCATGCGCGAAACCGGCTGCCCGGTCGTGTTCGACGCGACCCATTCGGTGCAGTTGCCGGGCGGACAGGGCAGCGCCAGCGGCGGCCAGCGCGAATTCGTGCCCGTGCTCGCGCGCGCCGCGGCGGCGGCGGGGGTGGCGGGTATCTTCATGGAAACACACCCCGACCCTGCTCGCGCGCTGTCCGATGGCCCCAATGCCTGGCCGCTGGACCTGATGGAACCGCTGCTGCAGGTCCTGAAGTCGCTGGACGATCTGGTCAAGGCGCAAGGCTTCGCGGAACAGAAGCTGGTTCGAACGTAG
- a CDS encoding phosphopyruvate hydratase, giving the protein MSAIVDVVAREILDSRGLPTVEADVLLESGVMGRAAVPSGASTGEREAIELRDGDSSRYGGKGVLRAVEHVNTEISEAIMGLDAAEQSFIDRTLIDLDDSENKSRLGANAILAVSLAVAKAAAEESGLPLYRYIGGAGRMTLPVPMMNVVNGGAHANNSLDLQEFMLVPIGAQNLREAIRCGAEIFQTLKRLIHGRGMPTTVGDEGGFAPNLESNEAALTLVMEAIEASGYTPGKDVSIALDCAASEFFDKGAYRLASEDRSLSSAQFADYLAGLVDRYPIVSIEDGMAESDWDGWKLLTERLDGQVQLVGDDVFCTNTRIIREGIRRGIANSVLIKINQIGTLTETLEAIEMAKTAGYTAVVSHRSGETEDTTIADIAVGTNALQIKTGSLSRSDRLAKYNQLLRIEEDLGDAASYAGRRAFYQLDWD; this is encoded by the coding sequence ATGAGTGCGATTGTCGATGTTGTGGCGCGCGAGATCCTGGACTCGCGCGGGCTGCCCACGGTCGAAGCCGACGTGCTGCTCGAATCCGGCGTCATGGGCCGCGCGGCCGTGCCCTCGGGCGCGTCGACCGGGGAGCGCGAGGCGATCGAGCTGCGCGACGGCGACAGCAGCCGTTACGGCGGCAAGGGCGTGCTGCGCGCGGTGGAGCACGTCAACACCGAGATCAGCGAAGCGATCATGGGGCTGGATGCGGCCGAGCAGAGCTTCATCGACCGGACCCTGATCGACCTGGACGACAGCGAGAACAAGTCGCGGCTGGGCGCGAATGCAATCCTCGCCGTCTCGCTGGCGGTGGCGAAGGCCGCCGCCGAGGAATCCGGCCTGCCACTTTACCGCTACATCGGCGGCGCGGGCCGCATGACGCTGCCGGTGCCGATGATGAACGTCGTCAACGGCGGCGCGCACGCCAACAACAGTCTCGACCTGCAGGAATTCATGCTGGTTCCGATCGGCGCGCAGAATCTGCGCGAAGCGATCCGTTGCGGCGCCGAGATCTTCCAGACGCTGAAGCGCTTGATCCACGGCCGCGGCATGCCGACGACCGTGGGCGACGAGGGCGGTTTCGCGCCCAACCTCGAAAGCAACGAAGCAGCGCTGACGCTCGTCATGGAAGCGATCGAAGCCTCCGGCTACACGCCAGGCAAGGACGTTTCCATCGCTCTCGACTGCGCAGCCTCGGAGTTCTTCGACAAGGGCGCCTACCGTCTCGCCTCCGAGGACAGGAGCTTGAGCTCCGCACAGTTCGCCGATTATCTGGCCGGGCTGGTCGACCGCTACCCGATCGTCAGCATCGAAGACGGCATGGCCGAGAGCGACTGGGATGGCTGGAAGCTTCTCACCGAGCGCCTCGACGGCCAGGTGCAGCTCGTGGGCGACGACGTGTTCTGCACCAACACCCGGATCATCCGCGAAGGCATCCGGCGCGGGATCGCGAACTCGGTGCTGATCAAGATCAACCAGATCGGAACGCTGACCGAGACCCTGGAGGCGATCGAGATGGCGAAGACCGCCGGCTACACGGCGGTGGTGTCGCATCGCTCCGGCGAGACCGAGGATACGACCATCGCCGACATCGCGGTCGGCACCAACGCGCTGCAGATCAAGACCGGCTCGTTGTCGCGCTCCGATCGTCTCGCAAAATACAACCAGCTGCTGCGCATCGAGGAAGACCTGGGCGATGCGGCGAGCTACGCCGGGCGCCGAGCGTTCTACCAGCTCGATTGGGACTGA
- a CDS encoding CTP synthase encodes MTRYVFVTGGVVSSLGKGIAAASLGAILESRGIRVTLLKLDPYINVDPGTMSPFQHGEVFVTEDGAETDLDLGHYERFVDRRMVKRNNFTTGQIYDSVIRKERRGEYLGGTVQVIPHITDEIKHFIRLGAEDAEVAIVEIGGTVGDIESLPFLEAIRQMGIELPPNHVCYVHLTLVPFIGSAGEMKTKPTQHSVKELRGIGIQPHVLLCRADRPLPADERRKIALFTNVNVEAVISAVDVDSIYKIPSMLHAQRLDDIVCRTLTLSPAPADLSMWERLVYRLEHPKAHVDIALVGKYVDLTESYKSLSESLVHAGIHTGGRPVIHYIDSESIEREGTACLERMDAILVPGGFGKRGVEGKIAAIRYAREHGIPYLGICLGMQLAIIEFARNVAGLSGAHSTEFDPQSAHPVIALITEWHTRDGQTELRTAESDLGGTMRLGGQECTLAEGSVVRAIYGKDTISERHRHRYEVNNRYRKTLEQHGLRISALSVKDDLAEMIELPGHPWFVACQFHPEFTSTPRHGHPLFNAFIGAAMRRAAERGATVEPDVSRRLHTIV; translated from the coding sequence ATGACGCGATACGTTTTTGTCACAGGCGGCGTAGTGTCCTCCCTGGGCAAAGGTATCGCTGCCGCTTCGCTCGGCGCGATCCTTGAGTCGCGAGGCATCCGCGTCACGCTGCTGAAGCTCGATCCCTACATCAACGTCGACCCGGGCACCATGAGCCCGTTCCAGCACGGCGAGGTGTTCGTCACCGAGGACGGCGCCGAAACCGACCTGGACCTCGGCCACTACGAGCGCTTCGTCGACCGGCGCATGGTCAAGCGCAACAACTTCACCACCGGCCAGATCTACGACAGCGTGATACGCAAGGAACGCCGCGGCGAGTACCTCGGCGGCACCGTGCAGGTAATCCCGCACATCACCGACGAGATCAAGCATTTCATCCGGCTCGGCGCCGAGGACGCGGAAGTGGCGATCGTGGAGATCGGCGGCACCGTGGGCGACATCGAATCGCTGCCGTTCCTGGAAGCCATCCGGCAGATGGGCATCGAGCTGCCGCCCAATCACGTCTGCTACGTCCATCTCACGCTGGTTCCGTTCATCGGCTCGGCGGGGGAGATGAAGACCAAGCCCACGCAGCACTCGGTGAAGGAGCTGCGCGGCATCGGTATCCAGCCCCATGTGCTGCTGTGCCGGGCCGATCGGCCGCTGCCCGCGGACGAGCGGCGAAAGATCGCGCTATTCACCAACGTGAATGTCGAAGCGGTCATATCCGCGGTCGACGTCGATTCGATCTACAAGATTCCGTCCATGCTGCACGCGCAGCGACTCGACGACATCGTCTGTCGCACGCTGACTCTGAGCCCCGCGCCGGCGGACCTGAGCATGTGGGAGCGCCTGGTATATCGGCTGGAGCACCCCAAGGCGCACGTCGATATCGCCTTAGTGGGCAAGTACGTCGACCTTACCGAATCGTACAAGTCGCTGTCGGAATCGCTGGTCCATGCCGGCATCCATACCGGCGGGCGGCCCGTGATTCATTACATCGATTCGGAGAGCATCGAGCGCGAAGGGACCGCGTGCCTCGAGCGCATGGACGCGATCCTCGTTCCGGGCGGCTTCGGCAAGCGTGGCGTCGAAGGCAAGATCGCTGCCATCCGCTATGCGCGCGAGCACGGCATACCCTATCTCGGCATATGCCTGGGGATGCAGCTGGCGATCATCGAATTCGCACGCAACGTCGCGGGCCTGTCGGGTGCGCACAGCACGGAATTCGATCCGCAGAGCGCGCACCCGGTGATCGCGCTCATTACCGAATGGCATACACGCGACGGTCAGACCGAGCTGCGAACGGCCGAATCCGACCTGGGCGGCACGATGCGGCTGGGCGGCCAGGAATGCACCCTCGCCGAGGGCAGCGTCGTGCGCGCGATCTACGGCAAGGACACGATCTCCGAGCGCCATCGGCATCGCTACGAGGTCAACAATCGCTATCGCAAGACGCTCGAACAGCACGGACTGCGCATCTCGGCGCTATCGGTGAAGGACGATCTGGCCGAGATGATCGAGCTGCCGGGCCACCCGTGGTTCGTCGCCTGCCAGTTCCACCCCGAATTCACGTCCACCCCGCGGCACGGGCACCCGTTGTTCAATGCCTTCATCGGCGCCGCCATGCGCCGCGCTGCCGAGCGGGGCGCCACGGTCGAGCCCGACGTGTCCCGCCGGTTGCATACCATTGTCTGA